A genome region from Macaca nemestrina isolate mMacNem1 chromosome 15, mMacNem.hap1, whole genome shotgun sequence includes the following:
- the LOC105498486 gene encoding breakpoint cluster region protein-like codes for MQKALRAALDLGAFVTVLTPPPGMQIGGRPPVLWPKQGCQDTENISSSRRRQRSKVPYVVRQCMEELERRGMEEVGIYRVSGVATDIQALKADFDVNNKDVSVMMSKMDVDGIAGTLKLYFRELPEPLFTDEFHPNFSEGIGEHWRPWPCGRRLLHVHCCHWRL; via the exons ATGCAGAAGGCTCTGCGTGCAGCCCTAGACCTGGGCGCCTTTGTCACCGTCCTCACCCCACCTCCAGGTATGCAGATAGGGGGCAGGCCTCCTGTGTTGTGGCCCAAGCAGGGCTGTCAGGACACTGAGAACATTTCCTCCTCCCGCAGGAGACAGAGGTCCAAGGTGCCCTACGTCGTACGCCAGTGCATGGAGGAGCTCGAGCGCCGAGGCATGGAGGAGGTGGGCATCTACCGCGTGTCCGGAGTGGCCACAGACATCCAGGCACTGAAGGCAGACTTCGACGTCA ATAACAAGGACGTGTCGGTGATGATGAGCAAGATGGACGTGGATGGCATCGCAGGCACGCTGAAGCTGTACTTCCGTGAGCTGCCTGAGCCCCTCTTCACTGACGAGTTCCACCCTAACTTCTCCGAGGGCATCGGTGAGCACTGGAGGCCTTGGCCTTGTGGGAGACGTCTCCTCCACGTGCACTGCTGCCATTGGAGGCTGTGA
- the LOC105498485 gene encoding LOW QUALITY PROTEIN: putative POM121-like protein 1 (The sequence of the model RefSeq protein was modified relative to this genomic sequence to represent the inferred CDS: deleted 4 bases in 3 codons) — protein sequence MKRKEYFQTCSMSCAAISVAATNRSEGRCAVTGPSLQLHFACGISPLLLSLDGVAGHPTRISVGPGAGSHPFGAHNTRLSPDSCPGKILLRGLKESGAGMPEQDKDPRVQENPDDQRRVPVVTGDARSAFRPLRDNGGVSPFVPRPGPLQRDLHAQRSEVRYKQTSQTSWTSSCTKRNAISSSYSSTGGFPWLKRRRMGGPASSHCQLTLSSSKTVSEARPQAVPSGHTQCEKAAGTTPGQTLTPRTGSPRSQTSRPRRRKFPLLPRRRGEPLMLPPPLELGFRVTAEDLDLEKEAAFQCINSVLRGEAKAIWDCRPSRPSHALSSLATGTSGLPAVSKAPRMDAQQERDKSQDSRGPVAPLASVAEAPSTAPVSRKKHRPPGPLFSFSDPLPATSSHSQDPAQVTSLIPAPLPAASMDGGMRSPRPGTSAPAAAAAAPPPPTLTPMSGSLLVEWMEALHISGPQPQVQQVPRGQVRYNQRSQTSCMSSCPKRNAISSSYSSTGGFPWLKRRRRGGPASSHCQLTLSSSKTVSEARPQAASSGHTQCEKVADTTPGQTFAPRTGSPRSQASRPRRRKFPLLPRRRGEPLMLPPPLQLGFRVTAEDLDLEKEAAFQCINSVLRGEAKAIWDCRPSRPSHALSSLATGASGLPAVSKAPNMDAQQERHKS from the exons atgaagaggaaggagTACTTCCAAACTtgttctatgag CTGCGCTGCCATCTCCGTGGCCGCCACCAACCGCAGCGAGGGGAGGTGCGCTGTCACAGGCCCCAGTCTCCAAC TTCACTTTGCTTGTGGGATCTCCCCGTTGCTCCTGTCCCTGGACGGAGTGGCAGGCCATCCTACAA GAATCTCTGTGGGGCCAGGAGCAGGGAGTCACCCCTTTGGGGCCCACAACACCCGGCTGTCCCCAGACTCGTGTCCAGGGAAGATCTTGTTGAGGGGA CTCAAGGAGAGCGGGGCAGGGATGCCTGAGCAGGACAAGGACCCCAGAGTCCAAGAGAATCCTGATGATCAGAGAAGGGTCCCCGTGGTCACCGGGGATGCACGGTCTGCATTTCGGCCCCTGCGGGACAATGGAGGCGTCTCTCCCTTTGTGCCCAGGCCTGGGCCACTGCAGAGAGACCTCCATGCCCAGAGGTCAGAAGTCAGATATAAGCAGACATCCCAGACCTCCTGGACGAGCTCGTGCACCAAACGCAATGCCATCTCGAGCTCCTACAGCTCCACGGGAGGCTTCCCGTGGCTAAAGCGGAGGAGGATGGGGGGGCCAGCCTCATCCCACTGCCAGCTGACCCTCAGTTCCTCAAAGACAGTGAGTGAGGCCAGGCCTCAGGCTGTCCCTTCGGGTCACACCCAGTGTGAAAAGGCAGCAGGTACAACACCAGGGCAGACACTCACCCCCAGGACTGGCTCCCCCAGATCCCAGACCTCTAGGCCCCGTAGACGCAAGTTTCCCCTGCTGCCACGCAGGCGAGGGGAGCCTCTGATGCTGCCACCTCCATTAGAGCTGGGGTTCCGGGTCACTGCTGAAGACCTGGACCTGGAGAAGGAGGCGGCATTCCAGTGCATCAACAGTGTACTGCGGGGTGAGGCCAAGGCCATCTGGGACTGCAGACCCTCACGGCCTTCCCACGCTTTGTCTTCACTTGCAACAGGGACTTCTGGTCTCCCTGCTGTTTCTAAAGCACCCAGGATGGATgcacagcaggagagagacaagTCCCAAGACTCCCGGGGCCCAGTGGCTCCCCTAGCATCTGTTGCAGAGGCTCCCTCTACAGCTCCTGTGTCTAGGAAGAAGCACAGACCACCAGGCCCCCTGTTCTCCTTCTCAGATCCCCTTCCTGCCACTTCTTCCCACTCCCAGGACCCAGCCCAGGTCACCTCGCTGATTCCTGCCCCCTTGCCAGCTGCAAGCATGGATGGGGGCATGAGAAGCCCAAGGCCTGGCACTTCTGCTCCTGCAGCTGCTGCAGCGGCCCCTCCCCCCCCCACTTTGACCCCCATGTCGGGGTCCCTACTG GTGGAGTGGATGGAGGCCCTTCACATTTCCGGGCCTCAACCACAGGTGCAGCAGGTTCCCAGAGGTCAG GTCAGATATAACCAGAGATCCCAGACTTCCTGCATGAGCTCGTGTCCCAAACGAAATGCCATCTCGAGCTCCTACAGCTCCACGGGAGGCTTCCCATGGCTAAAGCGGAGGAGGAGAGGGGGGCCAGCCTCATCCCACTGCCAGCTGACCCTCAGTTCCTCAAAGACAGTGAGTGAGGCCAGGCCTCAGGCTGCCTCTTCGGGTCACACTCAGTGTGAAAAGGTGGCAGATACAACACCAGGGCAGACATTCGCCCCCAGGACTGGCTCCCCCAGATCCCAGGCCTCTAGGCCTCGTAGACGCAAGTTTCCCCTGCTGCCACGCAGGCGAGGGGAGCCTCTGATGCTGCCACCTCCCTTACAGCTGGGGTTCCGGGTCACTGCTGAAGACCTGGACCTGGAGAAGGAGGCGGCATTCCAGTGCATCAACAGTGTACTGCGGGGTGAGGCCAAGGCCATCTGGGACTGCAGACCCTCACGGCCTTCCCATGCTTTGTCTTCACTTGCAACAGGGGCTTCTGGTCTGCCTGCTGTTTCTAAAGCACCCAATATGGATGCACAGCAGGAGAGACACAAGTCCTAA